Proteins encoded together in one Psychrobacter sp. 28M-43 window:
- a CDS encoding DUF1624 domain-containing protein, which translates to MATPFQRLQAIDALRGLVMLIMMVDHVRETFYLHHQVPDPMLIPGTDEPLFFSRMIAHLCAPVFVLLTGLSAYLYQHKHNSIQITREFLIKRGLFLVFLELIVINFAWTAQFPPDVVYLQVIWAIGFSMIALSAVIGLPKKWLWLLSLIIIFGHNLLDTVSFADIPIMHQLWLILHERGWIEFGEVIRFRTSYPVLPWIGVIILGYCIGTSVFGDSTSVQKRNRTLFTFGMVSIALFVVLRLANVYGDQAWLMMPTLSETFMSFMNLTKYPPSLLFILWNVGIGLILLVMLQKIETKLWIKPLVVIGSVPMFFYIVHLYVLKLLYVFAVQQFGMTHGEYFGVNAVSTLWFIAIALSILLYPLMRAFAKFKHSNKHITILKYL; encoded by the coding sequence ATGGCGACACCTTTTCAACGGTTACAAGCGATTGACGCACTTCGAGGGCTTGTGATGCTCATCATGATGGTGGATCATGTTCGAGAGACCTTTTACTTACACCATCAAGTTCCTGATCCAATGCTGATACCAGGAACGGATGAACCCCTGTTTTTCAGCCGAATGATTGCCCATTTATGTGCGCCTGTTTTTGTGTTACTGACGGGACTGTCTGCTTATTTGTACCAACACAAACACAATAGTATTCAAATAACCCGCGAATTTTTAATCAAACGCGGGCTTTTTTTGGTGTTTTTGGAGCTGATTGTAATTAACTTTGCTTGGACAGCACAATTTCCACCTGATGTAGTTTACCTCCAAGTGATATGGGCGATTGGCTTCAGTATGATTGCGCTCTCAGCAGTTATTGGTCTGCCTAAGAAATGGCTGTGGCTACTGAGCTTAATAATTATATTTGGGCACAATTTATTAGATACCGTCTCCTTTGCCGACATTCCTATTATGCATCAACTGTGGCTGATACTTCATGAACGCGGCTGGATTGAGTTTGGTGAGGTGATTCGTTTTAGAACCTCTTATCCTGTACTGCCTTGGATTGGCGTTATCATACTAGGCTATTGTATCGGTACATCTGTGTTCGGTGACTCTACGTCTGTGCAAAAGAGAAATCGTACGTTATTTACATTTGGCATGGTGAGTATCGCGTTATTTGTGGTACTGCGGCTGGCCAATGTATACGGTGATCAAGCATGGCTGATGATGCCGACTCTGAGTGAAACCTTCATGAGCTTTATGAATCTCACCAAATATCCACCATCGTTACTCTTTATATTGTGGAATGTGGGTATAGGACTGATCTTATTAGTGATGCTCCAAAAAATTGAAACCAAATTATGGATAAAACCACTGGTAGTCATTGGTTCTGTGCCAATGTTTTTTTATATCGTACATCTCTATGTATTGAAACTGCTGTATGTATTTGCCGTTCAACAGTTCGGTATGACGCATGGGGAATATTTTGGTGTAAATGCCGTTAGTACACTTTGGTTCATTGCGATTGCACTGAGCATTTTACTGTATCCTTTAATGCGTGCTTTTGCTAAATTCAAACATAGTAATAAGCACATTACTATCCTCAAATATTTATAG
- a CDS encoding LysR family transcriptional regulator, whose protein sequence is MKNLQDLRIFIETARLGSLSACARHLDLSPAVVSAAVKRLEAEIETVLFVRSTRRLRLTSKGEQYLKHCRDAVAILDNAYAGLHDNDAELTGTIRLSASSDLGRNLILPWLDDFIDIHPKVTVQLHMSDSYVDLYGQQIDLALRYGAPKDSSLVALPIVLNNRPILCASKEYLSKIDKGIGIPKMPEDLSQHNCLRLGHDEKYLSEWTFEKAGKTKRVAVDGNRRSKDGDVVRRWAVAGKGIALKSQLDIAGDLKAGRLVEVELDGWQVANYPLYLICPERRLIDPLFNAVKEYLIERVEQVLR, encoded by the coding sequence ATGAAAAATTTGCAGGATTTACGTATTTTTATTGAGACCGCTCGCTTAGGTAGCCTATCTGCCTGTGCTCGGCACTTAGATCTGTCGCCTGCAGTTGTGAGTGCAGCGGTCAAGCGATTAGAAGCGGAAATTGAGACGGTATTATTTGTTCGCTCTACTCGTAGGCTGCGTTTGACCAGTAAAGGTGAGCAATATTTAAAGCATTGCCGAGATGCGGTGGCTATCTTAGACAATGCTTATGCAGGACTACATGACAATGATGCTGAGCTGACGGGTACCATTCGGCTGTCGGCATCATCAGATTTGGGACGAAACCTAATTTTGCCTTGGTTGGACGATTTTATAGATATTCACCCAAAAGTGACGGTGCAGCTACATATGTCAGACAGCTATGTGGACTTGTACGGTCAACAGATTGATTTGGCACTACGTTATGGCGCACCCAAAGATTCATCACTGGTCGCATTACCCATAGTGTTGAATAATCGCCCTATACTGTGTGCGTCAAAGGAGTATTTGAGCAAAATTGATAAGGGTATCGGTATCCCAAAAATGCCGGAAGATTTATCGCAGCATAACTGTTTACGTTTGGGGCATGATGAAAAGTATTTGAGCGAGTGGACTTTTGAGAAAGCCGGAAAGACTAAACGTGTGGCCGTGGATGGCAATCGCAGAAGTAAAGACGGTGACGTTGTACGCCGCTGGGCAGTGGCGGGTAAAGGCATCGCCTTAAAGTCTCAGTTAGATATAGCCGGCGATTTAAAGGCAGGGAGACTTGTTGAGGTAGAGTTGGACGGCTGGCAAGTGGCCAACTATCCATTATATTTGATTTGTCCAGAACGGCGCTTAATCGATCCATTGTTTAATGCGGTCAAAGAATACTTGATTGAACGGGTAGAGCAGGTATTAAGGTAA
- a CDS encoding dipeptidase, which produces MNANTKPLIFDGHNDLLTRLWLSSAADPVHDFIYGTLPGHLDLQRCQQANWMGGLFSIFLPPYAYVKNNHPDKLANPSHSDFTPQEIVDICCAQLKLAQQLEARSDGQIQICTSLEQIQACQQNKQLGIVLHLEGAEFLAIEPDLLDVFYEAGLRSIGPLWNRKSLFGDGLNASFPHSPDTGAGLTTQGKDLILKCSEKHMLIDVSHMNERAFWDTLEIACQPIVATHSNSHALCQQARNLTDQQLAAIKQSDGLVGVNFDVAFLRADGQRNTQTSLDVIVDHLDYLIDHLGEDHVGFGSDFDGCLLPDELSDISQISMLIERMQQRHFSNQLIEKVTSKNWFTVLDKVWQ; this is translated from the coding sequence ATGAATGCTAATACTAAGCCTCTCATATTTGATGGACATAATGATCTATTGACTCGCCTTTGGCTGAGTTCAGCTGCCGATCCGGTACATGACTTTATTTATGGCACGTTACCGGGACATTTGGATTTACAACGTTGTCAACAAGCGAACTGGATGGGAGGCTTGTTTTCTATTTTCCTGCCGCCCTATGCTTATGTAAAAAACAACCATCCTGACAAATTAGCCAACCCATCACATTCAGATTTTACTCCGCAAGAAATCGTCGATATTTGCTGTGCGCAATTGAAACTAGCCCAGCAACTAGAGGCAAGATCTGACGGTCAGATTCAGATTTGCACCTCGTTAGAACAAATTCAGGCCTGTCAGCAGAATAAGCAACTGGGCATTGTATTGCATTTGGAAGGTGCTGAGTTTTTGGCTATTGAGCCTGACCTGCTGGATGTGTTTTATGAGGCAGGACTCAGAAGCATTGGCCCACTATGGAATAGAAAGAGCCTCTTCGGTGATGGTTTAAATGCGTCTTTTCCACACTCTCCAGATACGGGAGCTGGGCTCACGACTCAAGGCAAAGACCTCATTCTTAAATGCAGTGAAAAGCATATGCTGATAGATGTGTCGCATATGAATGAACGCGCTTTCTGGGATACGCTAGAGATTGCCTGCCAGCCTATTGTTGCCACACATTCCAATTCACACGCTCTCTGTCAGCAAGCACGGAACTTGACCGATCAGCAGCTGGCTGCTATTAAACAAAGCGATGGTTTGGTTGGGGTGAATTTCGATGTGGCGTTCCTTCGTGCAGATGGGCAACGTAATACGCAAACTTCGCTTGATGTGATTGTCGACCATCTCGATTATCTGATCGACCATCTAGGTGAAGATCACGTTGGGTTTGGCTCTGATTTCGATGGTTGCCTACTACCTGATGAGTTATCTGATATCAGTCAAATATCTATGCTGATTGAGCGAATGCAACAACGTCACTTCTCAAATCAACTTATTGAAAAGGTAACGTCAAAAAACTGGTTTACGGTGCTTGATAAGGTATGGCAATAG
- the pqqE gene encoding pyrroloquinoline quinone biosynthesis protein PqqE, whose product MTAPVGLPLWLLAELTYRCPLQCPYCSNPIDYAQYKEELTTQEWFDVFDQARQMGAVQLGFSGGEPLVRQDLEELVAYAHNQGFYTNLITSGMGLTEARIARLKEAGLQHIQISFQASDPSVNNALAGSKHAFEQKYEMSRLVKQYDYPMVLNFVIHRQNIDQIDQIIDLCLELEADTVELAICQFYGWAFENIEGLLPTKAQVVRAERITNEYRKQIEERGIKCKLIFVVPDYYEERPKPCMDGWGKIFLTVAPDGTALPCHAARQLPIQFPNVRHTPLSDIWYESASFNQFRGDDWMPDICQSCPDKERDYGGCRCQAFMLTGDAKNADPVCGKSPYHYLIEEARINSETPVPFEELRFRNPKNSKSLSNKQLNKDKLIPTRMVTGEI is encoded by the coding sequence ATGACTGCGCCAGTCGGGCTACCGCTATGGCTGCTTGCTGAGCTGACCTATCGCTGCCCCTTACAATGCCCTTATTGCTCAAACCCTATTGATTATGCTCAGTATAAAGAAGAGCTAACGACACAAGAATGGTTTGATGTGTTTGATCAGGCGCGGCAAATGGGCGCGGTGCAGCTTGGTTTTTCTGGCGGTGAACCACTGGTTCGTCAAGACCTAGAAGAATTGGTCGCTTATGCGCACAATCAAGGTTTTTATACTAACTTGATCACGTCGGGTATGGGGTTGACCGAAGCTCGGATTGCGCGCTTAAAAGAAGCAGGTCTTCAGCATATTCAAATTAGCTTTCAAGCCAGTGATCCATCGGTCAACAATGCCTTGGCAGGTTCAAAGCATGCCTTTGAGCAAAAATATGAGATGTCACGTCTGGTCAAGCAATACGACTATCCGATGGTGCTCAACTTTGTGATTCATCGGCAGAACATTGATCAGATTGATCAGATTATTGATCTTTGCTTAGAGCTAGAAGCCGACACGGTCGAGCTGGCTATTTGTCAGTTTTATGGTTGGGCGTTTGAGAACATAGAGGGCTTACTACCAACCAAAGCGCAAGTGGTTCGAGCCGAACGCATTACCAATGAATACCGCAAGCAAATTGAAGAACGTGGTATCAAATGCAAACTTATTTTTGTGGTGCCTGATTATTATGAAGAACGTCCAAAGCCCTGTATGGATGGCTGGGGCAAAATTTTCTTAACAGTGGCACCAGACGGTACAGCCCTGCCTTGCCATGCTGCCAGACAACTGCCAATACAGTTTCCTAATGTACGACATACACCACTGTCAGATATTTGGTATGAATCTGCGAGCTTCAATCAGTTTCGCGGTGACGATTGGATGCCTGATATCTGTCAAAGCTGCCCAGATAAAGAGCGCGATTATGGCGGCTGCCGTTGCCAAGCGTTTATGCTGACTGGGGATGCCAAAAACGCCGATCCTGTCTGTGGCAAATCGCCTTATCACTACCTGATTGAGGAGGCACGTATCAACAGCGAGACGCCTGTACCTTTTGAAGAACTGCGCTTTCGCAATCCAAAGAATTCTAAATCACTGAGTAACAAGCAGCTGAATAAAGACAAATTGATTCCTACTCGTATGGTAACAGGTGAAATATGA
- the pqqD gene encoding pyrroloquinoline quinone biosynthesis peptide chaperone PqqD — MSIPASLPELDQSIVPVWRHGYRFQFEPAQNAYVLLYPEGMIKLNDSASIIGQHIDGQATIADIIQKVQAMFGDVPEIEQDIIEYMLVAQREHWIDLV, encoded by the coding sequence ATGAGTATACCTGCTAGTTTACCTGAGCTGGATCAATCCATCGTACCGGTATGGCGTCATGGCTATCGCTTTCAGTTTGAGCCAGCGCAAAATGCGTATGTCTTGCTCTACCCTGAGGGTATGATTAAGCTCAATGATAGTGCCAGCATCATCGGACAACATATTGATGGTCAGGCAACCATCGCTGACATTATCCAAAAGGTGCAAGCGATGTTTGGCGATGTGCCCGAAATCGAGCAAGACATCATCGAATATATGCTGGTCGCCCAGCGTGAACATTGGATTGATTTAGTATGA
- the pqqC gene encoding pyrroloquinoline-quinone synthase PqqC — protein MQEENTALSPEAFEQAIMAKGQYYHIYHPFHIMMHEGKATQQQIQAWVANRFYYQINIPLKDAAIMANCPDQRVRQEWIQRMIDQDGVYPDGGGREAWLGLAEAVGLTREQVISEELVLPGVRFAVDAYVNFARRTSWREAASSSLTELFAPQIHQSRLESWPKHYPWIKEQGYTYFRSRLSQARRDVEHGLTITLDSFKTVEEQERMLEILQFKLDILWTILDALSLAYVHNQAPYQSVTTDNVWHKGLFK, from the coding sequence ATGCAAGAAGAAAACACAGCGCTAAGCCCAGAAGCGTTTGAACAAGCGATTATGGCTAAGGGTCAGTATTATCATATTTACCATCCTTTTCATATCATGATGCATGAAGGCAAAGCGACCCAGCAGCAGATCCAAGCGTGGGTCGCCAACCGTTTTTATTATCAGATCAACATTCCATTGAAGGACGCGGCCATTATGGCAAACTGTCCTGATCAGCGCGTGCGTCAAGAATGGATCCAGCGCATGATTGATCAAGATGGCGTCTATCCTGACGGCGGTGGTCGTGAAGCGTGGTTGGGTCTGGCAGAAGCAGTTGGTTTGACCCGTGAGCAGGTGATTTCTGAAGAGCTAGTCCTACCAGGTGTACGTTTTGCCGTGGATGCCTATGTGAACTTTGCGCGGCGGACGTCATGGCGAGAAGCCGCCAGTAGCTCCCTGACTGAGCTGTTTGCCCCGCAAATTCACCAGTCACGTTTAGAGTCATGGCCCAAGCATTACCCTTGGATAAAAGAGCAAGGCTATACCTATTTCCGCTCACGCTTGAGTCAAGCGCGCCGCGATGTTGAGCATGGTCTGACCATCACACTCGACTCTTTCAAAACGGTCGAAGAGCAAGAGCGCATGTTAGAAATTCTACAGTTTAAGCTCGATATCTTATGGACGATCTTGGATGCCTTGAGCTTGGCTTATGTGCATAATCAAGCCCCTTATCAAAGCGTGACCACTGACAATGTTTGGCATAAAGGATTGTTCAAATGA
- the pqqB gene encoding pyrroloquinoline quinone biosynthesis protein PqqB, giving the protein MYIHVLGSAAGGGFPQWNCNCDNCHGVRQGTIQAKTRTQSSIAISENGVDWILFNASPDIRQQLFEFKVAQPARQLRDTGITNVVLMDSQLDHTTGLLTLREGCPIPVWCTDMVYQDLTTGFPLFNMLKHWNGGLQYNQIDPEKTFKIEGFDNLELTPLVIRSSAPPYSPHRNNPHDGDNIALIVKDLKTQKQLFYAPGLGKIDDQVMQIMKSSDCVMIDGTLWTDNEMQECGVGTKTGQDMGHLHISGEDGSLQYLDQLDNARKVLIHINNTNPILNEQSEQAATLKQHGVEVAFDGMQIEL; this is encoded by the coding sequence ATGTATATTCACGTTTTAGGCTCAGCTGCTGGTGGCGGTTTCCCGCAGTGGAACTGTAACTGCGATAATTGCCACGGTGTGCGTCAAGGCACGATTCAGGCAAAAACCCGCACCCAATCTTCGATAGCCATATCAGAAAATGGTGTGGATTGGATCTTATTCAACGCATCCCCTGATATCCGCCAACAATTATTTGAGTTCAAGGTGGCACAGCCAGCACGTCAATTGAGAGATACAGGTATCACCAATGTAGTCTTAATGGACAGTCAACTTGACCATACGACGGGGCTATTGACCCTGCGTGAAGGTTGTCCAATTCCTGTTTGGTGTACTGACATGGTCTATCAAGATCTAACAACAGGATTTCCTCTCTTTAATATGTTAAAGCACTGGAATGGTGGCTTGCAATATAATCAAATTGATCCAGAAAAGACGTTTAAGATTGAAGGATTTGACAATTTAGAATTGACGCCTTTAGTGATTAGAAGCTCTGCACCGCCCTACTCTCCGCATCGCAATAACCCTCATGATGGCGACAATATTGCCCTGATTGTAAAAGACTTGAAAACACAAAAACAACTCTTTTATGCGCCAGGTCTCGGTAAAATTGACGATCAAGTGATGCAGATCATGAAAAGCTCTGATTGCGTGATGATTGACGGTACGCTCTGGACAGATAACGAGATGCAAGAGTGCGGTGTCGGTACGAAGACCGGCCAAGACATGGGGCATTTACATATTAGTGGTGAAGATGGCTCATTGCAGTATCTAGATCAGTTAGATAACGCTCGTAAGGTGCTGATCCATATCAATAATACCAACCCAATATTAAATGAACAGTCTGAACAAGCCGCGACATTAAAACAACATGGTGTTGAAGTAGCATTTGATGGTATGCAGATTGAGCTTTAA
- the pqqA gene encoding pyrroloquinoline quinone precursor peptide PqqA — protein MQWTKPAFQDIRIGFEVTMYFEAR, from the coding sequence ATGCAGTGGACCAAACCAGCTTTTCAAGACATTCGTATCGGTTTCGAAGTGACTATGTATTTCGAAGCACGCTAA
- a CDS encoding 3-hydroxyacyl-CoA dehydrogenase produces MTYKNVTVAGSGILGYQIAFQAAFHGFNVSVYDINDEVLEKAKSKFQLMCKAFRKDLRATQEQLDKAFDNLSYTSDLAEAVKDADLMIEAIPEIPEIKIEFYEKLAKLAPEKTIFATNTSTLLPSQFAESTGRPAQFLALHFANKIWMHNVAEIMGHPGTDPNVFDEVVAFATAIGMVAMPLDKEQPGYIMNSLLAPFIDAALQLVAKEVADPHTIDKTWMIVTGAPSGPFAILDTIGINTAYNITKLSAEKTQNPVRFKAAQYLKEQLIDQNKLGFATGEGFYTYPNPAFMRPEFLK; encoded by the coding sequence ATGACGTATAAAAATGTAACTGTCGCGGGAAGCGGCATCCTAGGCTATCAGATTGCTTTTCAGGCCGCATTTCATGGTTTTAATGTCAGTGTCTATGACATCAATGATGAGGTTTTAGAAAAAGCAAAGTCAAAATTTCAATTGATGTGCAAGGCTTTTCGAAAGGATTTGAGGGCAACTCAAGAGCAGTTGGATAAGGCCTTTGACAATCTAAGCTATACCTCAGACTTAGCAGAAGCGGTCAAAGATGCTGACCTGATGATTGAAGCCATTCCCGAGATTCCTGAAATTAAAATCGAATTTTATGAAAAACTTGCCAAATTAGCGCCAGAGAAAACCATCTTTGCGACCAATACCTCAACCTTACTTCCTAGTCAGTTTGCAGAATCAACAGGACGACCTGCGCAGTTTTTAGCGCTACACTTTGCCAATAAAATTTGGATGCATAATGTCGCCGAAATCATGGGACATCCTGGCACAGATCCTAACGTATTTGATGAGGTTGTTGCTTTTGCTACTGCCATCGGTATGGTGGCAATGCCGCTGGATAAAGAGCAACCCGGCTATATCATGAACAGTTTGTTGGCGCCTTTTATAGATGCAGCTTTGCAATTGGTTGCAAAAGAGGTTGCCGATCCACATACGATAGATAAAACGTGGATGATAGTAACTGGCGCGCCGTCAGGCCCCTTTGCCATATTGGACACTATCGGTATCAACACTGCCTACAACATCACAAAACTATCTGCTGAAAAAACTCAAAATCCTGTGAGATTCAAGGCTGCTCAATATTTAAAAGAGCAATTAATCGATCAAAACAAACTAGGATTCGCGACTGGTGAAGGATTTTATACGTATCCAAACCCAGCCTTTATGCGCCCTGAATTTTTAAAATAA
- a CDS encoding LysR family transcriptional regulator, translating into MGKADDMVLFVQVVDEGSFSRVAEKLSLTNSVVSKRIARLEESLNAQLLYRTTRKLSLTDAGRTLYNKAKIAKFAFQEAENAVTGYGEDMKGNIRITMPAVSANLILSESIAEFCKQHPEISVDLQITNRLVDLIEEGFDLAIRTAELEDSSLIARRLIDSQWVICATPDYLERHGTPQTPEQLRSHECLVYKFDHTANGIWPLYIDGTEQLLPVQGRFHSNHLNAIKQATLSDLGIAFLPQALVYEEMQQNTLTQILQRFTRKKMGMYAVYPKARQPDQKLKLLVAHLRESLHQKQAYYC; encoded by the coding sequence ATGGGCAAAGCTGACGATATGGTTTTATTCGTCCAAGTGGTTGATGAAGGCTCATTTTCTCGGGTCGCTGAAAAGCTGTCATTAACGAATTCAGTGGTAAGCAAACGCATTGCAAGATTAGAAGAAAGCTTAAATGCACAGCTGCTTTATAGGACAACCAGAAAGTTAAGCTTAACTGATGCAGGAAGGACGCTTTATAACAAAGCTAAAATCGCTAAATTTGCCTTTCAGGAAGCTGAAAATGCCGTAACAGGCTATGGTGAGGACATGAAAGGCAACATACGTATAACCATGCCAGCGGTCTCTGCAAATCTAATATTGAGCGAATCCATTGCCGAATTCTGTAAACAACACCCAGAAATATCAGTAGATTTACAGATTACCAATCGATTGGTTGATTTGATAGAAGAAGGGTTTGATCTAGCGATAAGGACAGCAGAGCTTGAAGACTCATCACTCATTGCAAGACGCCTTATAGATAGCCAATGGGTCATATGTGCAACACCAGACTATTTAGAGCGACACGGTACACCTCAAACCCCTGAACAATTACGGAGTCATGAGTGTTTGGTCTATAAGTTTGATCATACGGCGAATGGTATATGGCCGCTATATATAGATGGTACAGAGCAATTGCTTCCTGTACAGGGGCGGTTTCATAGCAATCATCTTAATGCGATTAAACAAGCGACTCTCAGCGACCTAGGTATCGCCTTTTTACCACAAGCACTTGTTTATGAAGAGATGCAGCAAAATACGCTCACCCAGATTTTGCAGCGCTTTACACGAAAGAAAATGGGGATGTATGCGGTTTACCCCAAGGCACGGCAACCGGACCAAAAGTTAAAACTGCTTGTAGCGCATCTGCGGGAATCATTACATCAAAAACAGGCTTATTACTGCTAA
- the dld gene encoding D-lactate dehydrogenase — protein MSDTQSPNKERHMPLLNRASSNLFSSNIVHQDQDTLRPEQVLDKLTNLLGASNVQADPEKNEHYRMGWRSGGGNALAVLFPQTLLEIWRSLEICVEGDCIIIMQAAKTGLTEGSTPSGNDYDRPVVVINTLAMNQLYLVNDNEQVISLPGATLHQLQSELKAVNRAPHSVIGSSTLGASIIGGVSNNSGGALVKRGPAYTELALFAQIDKHGQLVLVNHLDVELGDTPEEILTNLQTGNFDKRALPDTGKMASDKEYIARVKDVDASTPSRFNADKRKLYEASGCAGKLAVFAVRLDTYPTAVKEKTFYIGTNSVSELAQLRRQMLSSFDNIPEVGEYMHRDIFDVSAKYGKDTFLSIKHLGTNALPRLFSIKGAMDAKFHKWSWMPKHFTDKVMQFVANIFPKHLPKRMLEYRDQYEHHLILKMSDDGIAEAQDFLKVFFDASNTGSYFECSQEESESAFLHRFAAAGAALRYEVIHEKDVGDILALDIAIPRNELEWLETLPKDIEQHLEKKLYYGHFFCYVFHQDYILKKGSDAHLVKKMMLELLSARGAKYPAEHNVGHLYEAEPDLQNFYQSLDPTNTFNPGIGKMSKTKRNCSCCL, from the coding sequence ATGAGTGACACACAATCACCAAATAAAGAGCGTCATATGCCGTTATTAAATAGAGCTTCATCAAACCTTTTTTCATCAAACATAGTGCATCAAGATCAAGATACACTCCGTCCTGAGCAAGTGTTAGATAAGCTAACCAATTTACTGGGAGCCAGCAATGTACAGGCCGATCCAGAAAAAAACGAACACTATAGAATGGGGTGGCGCTCTGGTGGCGGCAATGCTTTGGCTGTTTTGTTTCCACAAACGTTGCTGGAGATTTGGCGTAGTCTAGAAATATGTGTGGAAGGCGACTGCATTATTATCATGCAAGCAGCAAAAACAGGACTGACTGAAGGTTCAACCCCGAGCGGTAATGACTACGATAGACCGGTGGTTGTGATTAATACCCTTGCAATGAATCAGTTGTATTTGGTGAATGACAACGAGCAAGTGATTAGCTTACCTGGCGCTACGTTACATCAGTTGCAAAGTGAGCTTAAAGCTGTAAATAGAGCGCCTCACTCGGTCATCGGTTCATCGACGTTGGGTGCATCAATTATTGGCGGTGTCTCTAACAATTCAGGTGGGGCACTGGTTAAAAGAGGGCCTGCTTATACCGAGCTTGCTTTGTTTGCCCAAATAGACAAGCACGGTCAACTAGTATTGGTTAATCACCTAGATGTAGAGTTGGGAGATACTCCAGAAGAAATACTCACTAACTTACAAACAGGTAATTTTGATAAAAGAGCATTACCTGATACTGGTAAGATGGCATCTGACAAAGAGTACATTGCTAGAGTAAAAGATGTTGATGCAAGCACACCAAGTCGTTTTAATGCGGATAAGCGAAAACTTTATGAAGCCAGTGGCTGCGCTGGCAAGCTTGCCGTGTTTGCAGTGCGTCTTGATACCTATCCAACGGCTGTAAAAGAGAAAACCTTTTATATAGGTACCAACAGTGTGAGTGAGCTTGCACAGCTCAGAAGGCAAATGTTATCGAGCTTCGATAATATCCCTGAAGTGGGTGAGTATATGCATCGTGATATATTTGATGTATCTGCTAAGTATGGTAAGGACACGTTCCTGAGTATTAAGCATCTCGGTACCAATGCCTTACCTAGATTGTTTTCTATCAAAGGTGCTATGGATGCAAAATTCCATAAATGGTCATGGATGCCAAAGCATTTCACTGACAAAGTCATGCAGTTCGTCGCCAATATATTTCCAAAGCATTTACCGAAGCGAATGCTAGAGTATCGCGACCAATATGAGCATCATCTCATCTTAAAAATGAGTGATGATGGCATAGCAGAAGCACAGGATTTTCTGAAGGTATTTTTCGACGCTTCAAATACGGGTAGCTATTTTGAATGTAGTCAAGAAGAATCGGAAAGCGCTTTTTTACATCGCTTTGCCGCTGCAGGTGCCGCACTAAGGTATGAAGTCATACATGAAAAAGACGTCGGCGATATATTGGCATTGGATATTGCTATACCACGTAACGAATTAGAATGGCTCGAAACGTTACCTAAAGACATTGAACAACATTTGGAAAAGAAACTCTATTATGGACACTTCTTTTGTTATGTATTTCATCAAGACTATATTCTGAAGAAGGGTAGTGATGCACATCTTGTTAAAAAAATGATGTTAGAGCTACTGAGCGCACGCGGAGCCAAATATCCTGCTGAGCATAATGTCGGGCATCTATACGAAGCAGAACCTGATTTGCAAAACTTTTATCAAAGTCTAGACCCAACCAATACCTTTAATCCAGGTATTGGTAAAATGTCGAAAACCAAACGCAATTGCTCGTGTTGTTTATAA